TCATATATGCATGTATCAAGGGCTCTGGTTTTCCAAGTGTCTAGTCGGGCTCTGGCTCATTAATGACTGACTAATTTGTACCTTGTGTCTTTGGCCCGACGTCACCACGAAACACACATTAAAAGAGTTTTCttgcaaattatttttaatacaagaagcatattataaataatatatatactaAGTATTACTATTGAAAGTTAAAAAATTCCCATATTGGTGcaataaagaagaaaataatagtTTATAAATGAAAATACTAGAAGTCAAATTGTCTTAAAATTTTGACTAAACCACACTCACAATTGAAGCCCAAACACTCTCTTGTACATTCAACACCATAGATGTGAAAATCATTTTTTCCTATGATCCGTTTGAAAAAATatgaggaaattcaccaatCTCCATGCACTTTAAGGTCACGAGTCGCATCGCAAATGATGGACATGTGGCTCCATTTATTGCTTTCTTCTTGTTGTCAACATACTAATTTGCTTTTAGGACTTAGGGAGAAGGCTGGTAGTCAACATATACGTATTAATCATGTCATAGTGTCGTGAATGATGTGTTCCTCTTTCTAGAAAACTAATCCAGCCAAGGCTAAGGGATAAATGTTTCTTGGATCAAAGCATAAATAGTTAATTCACGCACGACATGCTTATTGCCTCCCCTTTTTGTAGAAGATGCTTTCCGTGTTTGAACTCTCTCCTACTCCTACAGCGACCACGAAGGAAATAACATAATGCTTCtgatttcaattttcaaccCGTGAAGATGAAGCTTCCTTTGTGTGTAAGGAGCAAATTAAATCCACCTTACATCGTATCGTCTCTGGTGTAATGTTGTATTGTATATATGAGTTATGGAACCAAATGTGTTGGAACAATGGTTTAGTACTACCTCGTTTAAGTAAGTagttaaaacttcaatttttaactcttgtaaataaaaaaaaaaactcattgatCAATCTCTTATATACTACTTAACATGTACCAACAAAAATATATACGCTGATAATGTATTGAAAAATTAGTTTTACTATTATCGGCTATGagaatacattaattaatataagaaaaaaGTTGAGTTATGGATTCAAATGTGCCACAATAACGTATATTATGTCTAAAAGGAGATCATGGTGCGGCAATTAAGCTAAAGGTTCGTTTCCCGCATGGTTGTGTTGGACAAAACTCAAAAGTGGGCATGTAAGGACAAGGATACACTTTTATGCGCCATATAATGTCAAAGATAAGCTTTCTATCTTCAGCATGACACAAGATCACAGCTGATTTTCACTTGGTAATAATAAACGTGTAAAGCGCTTAAATTATTCAAAGTTCAAAGTTGAAACTTGTTTGTGTGGGCGGCAGTGGGATTGCGAACAAAGGGGAAAGGGAATTAGAGAAGGATAAGCCGAAGAGGATGACTGCCTGTCTTTTAGAGTGTGCTTGCTTGCTTTCGGTTGTCCTTATATCCAGGTGTCATGTTCTTCAAAGTGTAGTGTGTTCACAACTTTCAACTTGGCCTTTTGCAATTATTGGCACGAGATGGAAAATGAAATTCACAATGTGCGTTGCATTTGTGAGTTAGTCTAAGGAAAGGGAATATAAGGTGTTCTTAACTTATAATATAGAAGGATGTACCTTTATGAGTCATATAAGAACATATAAATAAATCATGACTATTAGATTTAATCATATATAAATGGTTAAAATTGAAATATTAAGTCTACATGACATTTTTAAGCGGTCATGTGACTGTTAAATTGTTTTAATATTAACAATTCATCATTTAATCTAACGGTCATTGCTTCACACACTCTCTTAtccctctctctcttttttgCGTTGAACTATTAAAGCCCCTAAACTGGACATGAGCTCGTCGGACCGACCCTAAATGGGTGAGGTCGACCTAAACGGGTCTGAATGACCTGAATGGGTCAAAGTAACCTGACAAGACCTTAACCCTAAAACCAATCTTAAACCCTCAATCGAATTTGACTTTAACGAGTCGGTCGACCTAAATCCTAGAATCCTCTCAAACCCAACCTAAAAGTGTCGATCGGACCTTAATATGTTGACCCGACCTGAACAGGTTGGACCAACCTTGGACAAAGAGGGTCGACCTAAACCCGACCTGAACGGGTCAGACCGAGgcaacctaaaccctaaaatcagctCCAAACCCGACAGGTTAATTCGAACTGACCTAAACCCTTAATCAACCTTTAAGCCTAACCTAAATCTTTAACACTAAATCCGACCTAAACGACTTGGTGTCGACCCGCCTCGACGTCGACATCACTTGAAGATCCAATTAGCAATCTACTACAACACGTTCTTCTTACGAGGTGATCAAATATAGGGTCTTGGCTGCCACAACTTGTGAAGTGCAATGACTCTCTTATACGGTACTTCATGATCTTCAGGTCACCAATGTAACCCTAGTTTCATGCTATTTTGTGACAACCAATCAGTACTACGCATTGCAGATAATCCAAGAGCGAACAAAATAAATAGAATTGGTTTGTCACACAGTGCATGAGAAACTTCAACAAACCTCATCCACCTGCCTATTTCGTATGCTCTTCAAGTGGCTAAGATTTTCACTAAACCATTGTCTCCATCTCCTTACAGAGCTATTCTATCCAAACTAGGAGGTATAATATACATTATCTGGCTTGGAGGGGCTAATACTCGTATAAATAGTTAAGTTAGCCTTCAGGTAGTATAGATATATAAGATGTAGTTACTAATAGTAATAGCAACTGAGATTTTTAGTTAGGACTCACGTACTCCTTCAGTTTAATGTCAATAGAATTTTATCATCTTCATTCCCTCTGTATTGATCAGAAGGTTGTTAGTTGTTACATCATGACCCTAGGAAATTTTGCAGTTCCAGAAACTGGATTCTTCACTAGTTAAAGTTTATGGAGCACCATAAACTGAAACTTCACCACAAATTAAAAATGTGCTACAACATGAGAAAACATTCAGATGAAAGTACAAAAGAATAAAATACAAAGAGTACTTGTATTATCAACAATATTATTGACAACGGGAAAGCAAAAATGAATGATAAAACTAAGAAACAACCCAACAACAAATCCCCCTGTAGCctaaaataaacaataaaaaatgcAAACTAACTAGCAGTAGTTTACAAACGCCATCACACAATCCATACATAGAGACATATTTACAAGAAGTCACTAATGTCTAGACTCTCAGGAATCTCGAATTTGAACATGTCGCTGCAATAAGTGTCCCTCTCTTCCTCTGCGCTGCTATTCGCAAAGTTGGCCGGTGAATTTAGCGTCGTGGTTCCTGGGGTAGATAAAGGCGTTGACAGAACTGAGCCATATCCCATCATGTTTTGATACACAGATTCCAGGTTCTGTTGCAAATTATCAACTTGGTATTGTTGAGGTACCAAACCGTCACCAAAATACGAAGGGTTAATCGAATTTGAATTCTCCGGAGAACTTGAACTGCTCATGTTCATCGCCATGTTGTTGCTTTGAATCGGTGTTTGGAGCTGGCTCGTTGTAAACTCTGGTGGGACAACTTGGTTCTGCACCTGATGACAATTCATGATACCATTGATTTGTTGTGGATTTTGTGAAATCAAGCCTGTGTTGTCATTCTTTAAAGATAACAAAGTGGCAGTAGCTGCTAGCTTTAACAATTCAGGGTTCACCAACGATTGAGCACCAAACAAGCCTTGAAGGTTCAGAAACGCTGGGTTAGTTAATGCTGTTCTGAGAACATTGGACATGTCAAGAAGATCCAGGCGTGGAGCGTGAGTTACAGGATCAATTCCCATTCGGAGTAGTCTCTTTCTGATGTGGGTGTTCCAGTAGTTCTTGATTTCATTGTCTGTTCTTCCTGGCAATCGAGCCGCTATAGCAGACCACCTAAATATGCACAAACAACCAAGATTATAACATAAGCCATTTGAAAATTTGTCTACTCCAGGCCAAGAAAAATTTAGTTCACAAACTTATAAGATTGATTAATTTTAACACATAAAGAAACATATCGTAAATAACATGTGTATTAAAAACATGGTTTATGAGCCAATAAATTTTTAACATGATCCGTCATAGAATTTATGATTAAGATTATttcaacattaaactaaattttTATCACAATTAATATGTTATGTTGGATATGTAAATTAACATGGACCAAACGTGAATCATGTCTAAAACTTAGCAATTTCATgagtattttcttttgaaactaaTTTCATGAGTATGATAGTCGtcaattaatttatgaaaaaagtTGAGATATTTTAAGGAGATGAAAGAATAAACAAATAAGAGACGTACTTGTTCCCTAAGACACTGTGTAGCTGAATGATggtctcttcttcttcaaaggaaaatcttcctcttctgatATCAGGCCTCAGGTAATTTGTCCATCGAAGGCGACAGCTCTTGCCACATCTTTGCAGACCTGTAATCAACCAACATATAATATAATTAGTGATGAGTACATAAAAATGTGGAGTAGGAGGTTAAGAAGGATATATAGAGAAGAAGAATTAAACTTGTATTTAGTAGAAGAATTACCAGCATTTTTTGGGAGATTTCGCCAATTTCCAGGTCCATGAGTTTGAATATAGTTGATGAGCAAGTTATCTTCTTCAGGTGTCCATGGACCTTTTTTGAGTCCACTTTTGTTGTCACAACAAGGTGCTCTTCCCATTTCAAAAGGAGGTGTGGATGAGTTCCAAAAATGCAGCCGAAAAGTGCACTCAATCAAACACGAAAGATAGAAAGCTTTGTGTCTCAATTCTCAAAGGCGAGGAAAGTAAACTTTTGTTTTGTTGGTTCTATGGCTTAGGAAGATGACCCCTGCTTTTATAGGCACAAGAAAACAGGGCCTTAATGTTTGAAGTCAACAAGATTTGGTGCCGTCCTTCTGCTACGTACGTATTTCTCAACGATGTATACACTGATGCATTGTATTgtacattttttatttgtttgattATATACATATGCAGTAGTGCATTTGTATACCGTATAAACAGTGCATTCCAGTCAAATACTAAAGTAAATTAACACAACGATTATGACTCATTCAATGGTAAAAATGACTTAATTTTACCATGAGCCGGACACCAAATGCAACACAAGTACACCATAATAATagcaaaatttatttataacttTTGTGAAAATGAAGGGTGAAAGATCCAGATCCAAGGTTCAAACCctgataataattaatttattattattactaacaattaacattcaTTCGGAATGGGCCGGGACAAGGTTCCCATTTCGTATATATATCCCATATGCCCACCCTCTTTCCACGGTGTGATGAATTATAACTTCATCCTCACCACCCGCATTATCCTCTAACAcgcattaaaattaaaaaattgaaaatataaaaatatattaattaatgtaataAAAAAGATCATAAGTATCTAATAACGTACAGTCAACTTCAAAACAAATACATAAtagagttaaaaaaatattaaatgaaatCAATCAGAAGTCTTAAAATAAGTAATTTAAAATGTAAAAACTAATTATACCGTGAGTTTTCAACTcattaaaatgaaaattaagtCTTTATTATAAGCAATTCAGTATTTATAAAAGAGTAATGTTATTTGGTACGATACACTGAAGCACGGACGTTCATGTATTGAATTGTGATTCatgattttctatttttcttttttcaggaGAAAAAGAGTTAAGACAAACACTAGTCTAATTCATATTTTGTATATATATGATCATAGTCTAACTAAACTACGCATGAATTCAAATCTTAAAAGTGATGTGGAACTCCCAGTATATATATTATGTGGCCTAAGGGTAGAGGCTTCCTTCCACATATGGATCATAGCACCGACATTAGGTAGAAAGAAAATGATTTGTAACAATTCACTTATTTTTATGTCATTTTCACGTTGATTATTAACGTAACAGTTTACGGTTAAGTACAGGGAATTAAGTAATGTTTGTACCTTAGTTGTATATTGCAGTATTTATAAAAGGGAAAAAGATAGACAAGGGTTgacttttgtttttcaattgtaAAAATGATGATTGAACTTGAGTTTGACCGTAGTTTTAGATGTACCAGGGAATGAGGGGCGGTAAAGTTGTTCAATTCCCTTATCAACATTTGGAGAAAAAACGTTCTACTCTTTCATTGTAACACTTGGCTTTcgttttgaaaatataatttaactTAAATAGATCATATTTTTagtaatgaaaatttaaaattaaataatactcTTATTCATTATTCATGTGATAGAATAGGACTTAGGAGGAAACTTGAATGTTCATAACATAAAAGAGATTTATTATACCAAATTGCTGACGCtttatttgagagtttttaTGCGTGAGgaaaaatgaatattttgagaggaatgagatgaaagaagaaaagagcGAAAAAAGATGGTAAGTCATTCCTTTATTTAGAAGTGCTTATATAAAAATTCCTTTATTTGAAAGTTTAAAATCTTACTATATTTTCTAATTTGGGAAACTCATAattcataaatattaaaaatcatCTCCATTCTTTTTACAAATTCTCAAACAATGGGAgatcttttcaatttttcttaatcCCCCTTCTCTTAGTAGGTTGTGATTTTCCATTTTCCAATGCTTTATCTACATGCTTACATACTTCAGCATGAAATAAACTCCTTACAATTAGTGCATAAATATTTTAAGAGTCGTTTGtcttagaaaatatttttatttttattttctaaaacaCGTTGTAGATTTTCTCTCTTTAAAAATTTAGAAAACATATTTATTTTAACTTTCTATTTTTAGAAactgaaaataataaaatatgtcCATAttttataaaactacaaaaaaaagttaaacaatcaaaatacattttaaatttGTTTAATCACCACTGCTACCATTGTGACCCTCCACCGCAATCACTATTCACTACCATCGCCACTGTCGTCATTGCCTCGCCTTCATTTTGTTGCCTCCATCACCACTGCATTTTCATCTCATTGCTTTAAGTTGTCTTAAATTTCACCGAACATGAAAACTTTatctttttctattttaatcatattttaggaaaataaatattttttctaaatATCAATGAAGCATGTTTTCAactttattttatgttttctttaaaaGTGAAAATAGGAAATAGAAAAACCAAACAACAAGGTGTTGGTCTAATGGTAACCAAGCTAGACCTCTTTAATTAAAGATGAGAGCACACGCCTGCTCCCTAGGAAAGACATTTGTTGGAGGGGTAATTACAGTTTCCCGAACATGTGCAAGCACGTGTTAGAGACAACAAAAAAACCTAATAGACAGGGATCGA
This portion of the Lotus japonicus ecotype B-129 chromosome 3, LjGifu_v1.2 genome encodes:
- the LOC130746734 gene encoding transcription factor MYB41-like, with amino-acid sequence MGRAPCCDNKSGLKKGPWTPEEDNLLINYIQTHGPGNWRNLPKNAGLQRCGKSCRLRWTNYLRPDIRRGRFSFEEEETIIQLHSVLGNKWSAIAARLPGRTDNEIKNYWNTHIRKRLLRMGIDPVTHAPRLDLLDMSNVLRTALTNPAFLNLQGLFGAQSLVNPELLKLAATATLLSLKNDNTGLISQNPQQINGIMNCHQVQNQVVPPEFTTSQLQTPIQSNNMAMNMSSSSSPENSNSINPSYFGDGLVPQQYQVDNLQQNLESVYQNMMGYGSVLSTPLSTPGTTTLNSPANFANSSAEEERDTYCSDMFKFEIPESLDISDFL